DNA sequence from the Streptomyces sp. HUAS 15-9 genome:
ACGTCGGTGTCGATCCGCTCGATCTCCGGGTCCTCGAGGAGCGCCGCCGAGAGGTGGTGGAAGGCGGCGGTCACCCGGGAGTCCGGGAGCAGGGCGGCGGCCTGCTGGGCGGCGCTGCCCTCCTCCGGCTTCAGCGCGTAGGCGCCCTGCTTGTCGAAGCCGAGCGGGTTGACGCAGTCCACGACGAGCTTGCCGGACAGTTCCTCGCGCAGGGACTCCAGGGTCTTGCCGTGCCCCTCCCAGGGCACGGCGACGATCACGACGTCACTGCGCCGGGCGGCCTCGGCGTTGTCGAAGCCCTCGATGCCGTGGCCGAGCTCGTCGGCGGCGGCCTGGGCGCGCTCGGTGGCCCGGGAGCCGATGATCACCTTCTGGCCGGCCCTGGCGAGCCGGTAGGCGAGGCCCTTGCCCTGCGGCCCGGTGCCTCCGAGCACGCCGACGACGAGCCCGGAGACGTCGGGCAGGTCCCAGGGGTCCTTGGCGGAGGCCTTCGCGGGCTGCTGTGCACTGTCGGTAGAGGTCATGCGGCGACTCTACGTCCGCCGTCGTTCGCGCACCGCGTCAGGTGAGATCCGCGACCGGCAACCGCCGGAAGGTGATCGTCTCGTACGGCCCGAAGTCGCCGGTCTCGTAGAGGAGTCCGACGGTGTCCCGGTCGACGCGGACCAGGTCGGAGTAGGCGGCGGGCAGCCCGTCGACGGTGTGGACCGGGCGCCAGGTGGTGCCGCCGTCGGTGGAGGCGCGGACGGTCATCAGGGCGCGGTCGGTGGGGTCGGCGGGGCCGGAGTAGAGGAGCAGGTCGGGGTCGCGGAGCTGGAGGACGCTCGCCTCGCAGACGGGGGCGGTGAGGTCGGCCTGCGGGCGGAACGGTTCGACGAGGGTCTTCCCGCCGTCCTTCGAGTGGGCGTCGGCGCGGTTGCCGGGGGACGGGGAGTCGTTGCGGGTGTTGAAGTAGACGCGGCCGTCGGGGAGTTCGGCGGCGGTGGTCTCGTTGACGTTGACACGGCCGTCGGTGTTCTCGTCGACGTAGCCGAGGAACCAGGTCTCGCCGCGGTCGTCGCTGAGCAGGCAGTGGCCGCTGTTGTACCTGGGCTCGTTGCCGAGGTCGGTGCCGGTGGGCGGCACGGTGTGGTTGCCGGGGACGAGGACCCGGCCGGTGCGCAGCTGGATCGCATGGCCGGGGCAGGTGGCGTACCAGCGCCAGCCCGCTCTCTTCACCGACTTGGTGATCTCCTTCGGCTCGGACCAGCTGACGCCGTCGTCGTCGCTGTGCCGCACCCATACGCGGCGGCCGTCGGCGGTCTTCACCCCGCCGCGCAGGATGGAGTCCTCGTTCGCGGTGGCGGCCGCGCGGATGTGGACGAGCAGGATGCGGCCGGTGTCGAGGACGACGGGGGCGGGGTTTCCGGCGAGGTCGTCGCCGTTGCTCGCGGCGACCTCGAGCGGGCCCCAGGTGTGGCCACCGTCCGTGGAGCGCTTCAGCACGATGTCGATATGACCGTGGTCCTTCGCGGAGCCGACCCGGCCCTCGCAGAACGCCAGCAGGGTGCCGGAGGCTGTAGCGACGACCGCCGGGATCCGGAAGCTGGCGTAGCCTTCCTTGCCGGCGCGGAAGGGGACGGTGACTGCTGTCATCAGGCTGGCTCCCAACGCGGACGTGGGTCTCCGGTCACAGGGCTGTCCCCGAGTTGAGCGAATTTGTGGTGAACTCCGCGTCACGAGTGACCGGTTGCGGCAGGATGCGGTCGTATGGACGCCGTACGGGTCGCGCTGCTGCGCGAAGTACTTGCCGGGACGGAGTGGCTGGATGCCACGCGGCGGTTCGCCGGGGCGCTGCGTGGGTCCGTGGTGGCGCACGGGGGCGGGCTGCTGCTCGTGGGCACACCGGAGTACGAGCCGTGGCATCTGGCGGCCCATCTGGTCGACGAGGCCGCGTGGTCGGGGACGCCGGAGCTGGCCCCGACGCTGGTCCGGCACGACGCGCGTCCCTCGGACCCCGCGCATCTGGCGGTCGGACCGGGACGGATCGGTGCGGCAAGGCGCGGCGAGACCCTGCTGGTCGTGGCCCCCGAGGAGCCCGCGCCACTGCTGGAACGGGTACACGACGCCCGACGCTCCGGCGTGACGGTACTGGCCCTGGGCTCCGGCGGCGGCGAGTTGGAGGCAATGGCCCACGACTCACTGGCCGTCCCGGAGGGCGCGGAACTGGACCTGGACACGGTGCAGCACCTGGTGAGCGCGGCGGCAGGCGAGAACGGTGCCTCTCCGAGGGCCCGGCGGGGTTTCCGCGACCGCCTGTCGAGACTGGCAGAAACCCTGACAGCACCTCCGGCTGCGCCTTGGTGAGCCGACAGTTCTCTCCGAGGGCCCGACGGGGTTTCCGCGACCGCCTGCC
Encoded proteins:
- the npdG gene encoding NADPH-dependent F420 reductase → MTSTDSAQQPAKASAKDPWDLPDVSGLVVGVLGGTGPQGKGLAYRLARAGQKVIIGSRATERAQAAADELGHGIEGFDNAEAARRSDVVIVAVPWEGHGKTLESLREELSGKLVVDCVNPLGFDKQGAYALKPEEGSAAQQAAALLPDSRVTAAFHHLSAALLEDPEIERIDTDVMVLGEERSDVEIVQALAGRIPGMRGIFAGRLRNAHQVESLVANLISVNRRYKAHAGLRITDV
- a CDS encoding sialidase family protein, coding for MTAVTVPFRAGKEGYASFRIPAVVATASGTLLAFCEGRVGSAKDHGHIDIVLKRSTDGGHTWGPLEVAASNGDDLAGNPAPVVLDTGRILLVHIRAAATANEDSILRGGVKTADGRRVWVRHSDDDGVSWSEPKEITKSVKRAGWRWYATCPGHAIQLRTGRVLVPGNHTVPPTGTDLGNEPRYNSGHCLLSDDRGETWFLGYVDENTDGRVNVNETTAAELPDGRVYFNTRNDSPSPGNRADAHSKDGGKTLVEPFRPQADLTAPVCEASVLQLRDPDLLLYSGPADPTDRALMTVRASTDGGTTWRPVHTVDGLPAAYSDLVRVDRDTVGLLYETGDFGPYETITFRRLPVADLT